The Palleronia sp. THAF1 genome contains the following window.
GCGCCCTTCGATCAGCATCGGCTCTGTCAGGTCCAGCACCGTGGCGCTGGTGCCCTTCGCGCGCTTGAGGAAACGGAAGGCGATATCACCGGTGCCACCCGCCACGTCGAGCAGGCGTTGACCGGCGCGCGGGGCGAGCCAATCCATCATCCCGTCCTTCCACAGACGGTGGATGCCCATGCTCATCACATCGTTCATTACGTCATAACGCGACGCAACGGAACTGAAGACGCCGTGAACGCGGCCCGCCTTCTCATCCTCGGGAACGGTCTGGTAGCCGAAGTGGGTCGTCTTTGCGTCGTCTTGGGGCATGAGCTCTTGCGGTCCTTGGCGGGTCGGCTTTCTTATAAGTGGCTGCGCGGGGCTTACAATGCGACCCTATTCCGCGATGGAGGCCCGATGCCCGAATTGCCAGAGGTGGAAACCGTGCGGCGCGGACTTGTTCCCGCGATGGAAGGTCGCGTGATCGAGCGTGCAGAGGTGCGCCGACCCGATCTACGCTGGCCGTTCCCGGACTGCATGGCCGAACGGCTGGGCGGCGCGCGGATCGATGCGCTGGGACGGCGGTCGAAATATCTGCTGCTGCATCTGGATACCGACGAGACGCTGATCGTGCATCTGGGCATGTCGGGCCGGATGCAGGTGGATGAAGCGCCGACCGCCGGATTCGTGCAAGACACCGGCGGCGCGGCGAAGCATGACCACGTGGTTTTTCACATGGCAGGCGGCGCGCGTGTGACGTTCAACGACCCGCGGCGATTCGGGGCCATGGATCTGGCGGCGACGGACCGGCTGGACGACCATTGGCTGCTGGCGAAGATCGGGCCAGAGCCTTTGGGCAACAGCTTCGACGAACGCCACTTGATCGAGGCCTTCGCGGGCCGCAACACGCCGGTGAAATCGGCTTTGTTGGACCAGGGAATCGTCGCCGGTCTGGGCAATATCTATGTGTGCGAAGCGCTACACCGGGCGGGTATCTCTCCTCGGCGCAAGGCGGGGCGGATCGCCGCGCCCCGCGTGGCCGCCCTTGTGCCGGTGATCCGCGAGACGTTGCGCGACGCGATCGAGGCGGGCGGATCGAGCTTGCGTGACTACCGCCAAGCCGATGGTGCGATGGGATATTTTCAGCATACCTTCCGGGTTTATGGACGCGAAGGTGACGCTTGCGT
Protein-coding sequences here:
- the mutM gene encoding bifunctional DNA-formamidopyrimidine glycosylase/DNA-(apurinic or apyrimidinic site) lyase, with protein sequence MPELPEVETVRRGLVPAMEGRVIERAEVRRPDLRWPFPDCMAERLGGARIDALGRRSKYLLLHLDTDETLIVHLGMSGRMQVDEAPTAGFVQDTGGAAKHDHVVFHMAGGARVTFNDPRRFGAMDLAATDRLDDHWLLAKIGPEPLGNSFDERHLIEAFAGRNTPVKSALLDQGIVAGLGNIYVCEALHRAGISPRRKAGRIAAPRVAALVPVIRETLRDAIEAGGSSLRDYRQADGAMGYFQHTFRVYGREGDACVTDGCGGTVRRIVQSGRSTFYCAQCQR